Part of the Urocitellus parryii isolate mUroPar1 chromosome 2, mUroPar1.hap1, whole genome shotgun sequence genome, CAGTGATGCTCCTGGGGTTTGTGTCCCTTTCTCAAGCCCTTTTAATATGTAGGTTCCCTCCTAGTTTTTCCTCTTGGAAATCCTATCAAGTTTCCCACCTTCATATTGCTTTGCTGTGGTTTGAAAGTGTTCCCCAAAGTTCATTTGTTGGAAGTTTAATTCCCAAACTCACAGGTTGATAGCATTTGGAAGTGGGTTAGATGAGGTCACGAGGTGGggcttcctggggcttcctcttccttataagaagaggaagagagacttgAGTGGGCGCCcttgctctgtctcaccatgtgCTGCCCTGCACTGTGTTATGATGCAGCATGAGGCCCTCCCCAGATACTGAGAAGAGACCAACTCCCAGCTCTTGGGCTTCCCAGTCTCGAGAACCATGAACTAAATTCTTTATGTATTACCCAATCCCAGGCACATTGTTAGAGTAATGACATACAGTCTAAGACTTTCCATCCCCATGTCTGATAAACTGGTTCCAATTCAAGTTCAGCTTTTGACCACCTCTCTCTCCATCCTCTGCCTTTCTTGGCCTCAAGGATGTCACAGGATCCACACTCAGATTTCTTCCCCTCAAAGTTGGTGACCTCTGCTCCTTCTGTTCTCCCTTACATGGTCCTCTCTTAGTCACCATCTGTATACCAGTAATTCAAAATTAGCTTCAGCTAAGATCCCCCTCTTGGGCCCCAGATGCTGTTCCTCCCCAGAGATGAAGGGATCTCTCTAACCGTACATCTCATCAGGTCATTTCCCGTCCTGTTGCCTTCAGGGTCCGACCAGAATTCCTGAGGGATGTGCATTCCTGACAGGGCGCAGCTTTCTTCATCCCTGTGACCTTCTCAACTTGTACCTCCCCCCTGTACCTACTCCCTCTATCCTGTACTTGGACCTCCACCCCAAAGgctctttctcatttcttcatgTAGATAAATCCAGTCAAGAGCCACCTCTTCCTAAAGCCTCTCACAGGCCAGGTGAACTCCTGTTATTAGTCTGTCTCCCTCCAGATTGTGAATCTTGGAGAGTGGGTATGTGTTTTGTCTGTATCCCTACTGCCTGAAAAAGCCCTCAGATATTCAGTGGATAAATGTTGAAAGTGATATTGTGAATACTAACTATAAATCTCTTTCCTTCAAATGTTGAGTTAAGGTCTTGAATTGACCTTGGGTTGTGAGGTCAGAAGCCAACACAGGCAGACAGCTCCCAGCTCCTGACTCTTCCTTTGCAGACAGGCTGGAATGGGccaggaggaaaagaggagaaatgacCACATAGTCTGACCTTTCTGTCCAGGGCATGTTACCAGAATCCTAGGCCAGAGGCCTGACTCTGGGGTCCAACAAATAAGGTGCAGCCGCTTGCCCCAAACACTAAGCAGAAAAGTAGTggtgaaaagcaggaaaaaaacttTAATCAGTACAGTTACACTAGGAAAATGAGGGGACCCACAACTTTAGCCCTGTCTGCAGGGGACTGACAATGACTTTGATGTTaatagaaagagaaatgagggcAAAGATTGGGGCTTTGCATAGCCAGAGGTCCTATGCAGCTACTAAAGCAGATGATCTTGATCAGGCATGAACTGTCCATTCTTATCCGACTGTGCAGTTTGGTGATACGACAGCTACTGTTGCCTGGGGAGTGGTTCCAGGATATTACAAGATGTTTATCAATCAGAActtgttttagtaagcttttttgtttctgtgaccaaaaagacctgacaagaacaaagtaaggaggaaaagttatttggggcttatagtttcagaggtgtcagtccatagacggccaactccattgctctgggcccgaggtctggcaaaacatcatggcagaagagtgggaaggaagaaagcagctcaggacatggccaccaggaggcagagagttGTGcttaccagagacaaaatataaacctcaaaggcatgccccccacTCCCCCAGTATtcaccctcctccagccataccctgccTACCTAGGGTTAGCACCCAATTAATCTCTACCAGGGGATTAgtccactgattgggttacagTGCTCATCattaaatcatttcacctctgaaccttcttgcattaactcacatgtgagcttttgaaaGGACACCACCATAATGGACCTGTTGTTCCTAGGATCCAAGGCAACTCATAGCAAAAGAGACCGATGCAAAATGGAGGCAGAGGTTCAGGCAAAAGTAAAGAGACTGAGTCTTTGTTACAGGCAGACAGACAACATAGAGTTCTGTCCAGAGGCACCACGTGTTACAAGAACATggacaggtttttgtttttcgtggtgatggggattgaagccaggggacttgcacatgctgggcaagtgctctatcacagagCTGCATCGCCAGTCATGTTACAAGGAtatgaagaaagaatttaaattctCCTGAGGAAATTTGGAAACCTTTAAGATAATGATTTGAATTGGACCTGAATTCACCGAATAGGCAAGAATTCAGTAAATTGTTACTGGTTTGGGGGGAAAAAGGACCTTAAGCAGAACTTAGCTGTGGGATGTGAGGAACATTCCCCTTGGAACTCCCAGAGTATAGGAGGCTTGAAAGAGAAGACAGTGAGGGAGGTAAGGACCAATCTGGTGGCCTTTGAAAGCAAAGCACAGGGTTTGAGTGATGGGTACATTCCAGTGGAGAGGTACTAAGGGGGGATGTCAGGAGGCTCACAACCCTGGAAGACTAGGGGGGATGGTTTCCTCAGTCCTGGCAAGGATTTTCTAGGCTCATTATGCTtccaaatcacagaaaaaaacagTAGTGGGGAGGAGCATAAAAAGTACCCTTTCAACTATTCATGTGCATGTGGAGGGAAGAATAAGTGGacaaaaaaatgttgtttatgtTAGACAACTTTTGCATTTTGCACTGTCCCCTGCACCCCTTTATGAGCCTTCATCTGGGCTCTCTGCACCCTAGAACAGCATAGGAAGGGAGTCAAAGGGGCTCTACATCTAGCAGGAACTCCTTTACCCCGAGCCTCCACCCCCAGCTTTCTGGCCCACACCAAGCTAAGTGGGCAGTATCTGCCCTCCAGTTCCTTCTTTCTGCAGACCCACCGTCACCTCTATTCAGCACTCATCAGCCCCCAGACCTGTCACtggtctctcttcctcctttagTCTGGGTTCTCTGAATGTACTTTCTAACTGGAAACCTCTCTGAGTCACAGTTTTTAGTAGTGAGGAGCTAGATGAAAAAGAGTCCTCAGGATTCCTAGGACACTGCAAGGTGGGGTGGGTCAGGTTGAGGCAGGCACTCTAGTGCCCTGCTGTGGCACCGTCTGTGTTGAGCCGGTTGGGGTCTGGAACCAGATGGCACAACCTGCACATCTTGGGGTTAGGGTGGAAAGATCTGCAAACCCATCTGTCTACCCTTCCCCAGGCCCCACTGAGCTGAGAGGCTGCTGTAGGGTCTTGTGAGTCTTCCTGGGCTGGCACATTGTGGGTCCTCAAGTATATGTATATTGCCAAGCAGGTGAGAGAAGTTAAAGACTGTGGTTGTGGGATTTTAGGATCTCTAGGACTCTGTCCCTGAAGAAAGAGAAGCGGATTCATAAGAGGATTGCCCATGTTTTAAGTGGGCAGATTATTGGAACAAGAAATGAGGGTCATGGCAGTCCAGTAAGAAGTGGGAACAGTGCTTACTTCTATAAAGGGAGCTTCCTGAGGTCTCCTGGGCTCCTGTTTGATTTGGTAGGGCTGTTCAGGTGGATTGTGGAGGGCAGCCTGGTGCTACTTTTGCCTCCTCCCAGGAAGCCACCTGGCCCAGCCAACCAGCTCATTCCTTGGCACCTGGCCCAGGCTGCTCCAGAGGTACTGACACTCAGTTCTTGGCATTTGATCCCAAAATAGGAAGCCCAGAAGGAGAATGAAATTTATCCAATTTAAACCAGTTTTTGAATATCCCAGGCCAGCCAGTCCTGCCCTCTCCTTGTGCCATGTGGGTTCCTTCAAACAGAAAGGCATATGGACCCCAACAGACAGATGGACACAGTCACCGTGTACTTCAACACAGATGTCCTGCAGTTGCCTTTGCTTGTGGTTCTGCATCAGTGTCTCCCCTTCGTGGCCTCTGTACCAGCCTGCGCATCTTCTGTGACTGGCTGGTGGAGAGGCCCCAGAGGcggccccaagcagacactgggTCTCTTTCTATTCCATTGGCCCCTGTGCATGTGCAGGCtgcctagaatttttttttttctatttacatgATTGCAGACTTTAGGTTAATTTTATGGGTTGGCTCAAGAATAGATATAAATGCTGTCttcagcatttaaaatataacaaagcagggctggggatgtggctcagcggtagcgcgctcgcctggcatgcgtgcggcccgggttcgatcctcagcaccacataccaacaaagatgttgtgtcctccgagaactaaaaaataaatattaaaatttctctctctctgtctctcctctctcactctctctttaaaaaaaaaaaataaaaaaaaaataaaatataacaaagctCAAGTGTATCTATTTCAGCGGGGGGCCTCAAGTTGACACTAACTGTATGATAAGATCAGATGTAAGGCCTAGCCTCCTCCTCAACCCATTTCATTTAATCAATAATCTCAACAGAGTGTTTGCTATGCTTCCCACCTTTTTTCTGTCGTTTGGTCTCAGAAGCACAAACCTTGTAGAAGCTGTCCTTTCTCCATGTGTGTGTCAGTTGCCCCCAAATCACAAATTAATCCCTCAATCTCTCTTTTCAGAATTTCCTATGACCCGGCAAGGTTCCCTAGGTACCTGCCTGAAGCCTACTGCTTGTGCCGGGGCTGCCTGACTGGGCTTTTTGGGGAGGAGGACTTCCACTTCCGAAGCACCCCAGTGTACATGCCTGCTGTCATCCTGCGCCGGACCTCTGCCTGTGCGGGCGGTCGCTCAGTGTACATGGAGGACTACGTCACCATCCCAGTGGGCTGCACCTGTGTCCCTGAGCAGGAGAAGGATGCAGACAGCATCAACTCCAGCATCGACAAGCAGGGTGCCAAGCTTCTTCTTGGCCCCAACGACAAGCCGTCTAGCCCCTGAAGGACACCTGGGAAGGGTTGGGGGAAGACTTGGTCAGCCGCCTGTGCACAGTACACGTGCAAGGAAAATGGACCCAGCCCAATAGGAGCAGTCTTTCAATGTAGAATAGTTGGCAGGTTATCTGACCCAAGTATtccctggttttattttattttttttaggcaaAAGTGGGCACAGAATTATTAAAGGCTGATGGGAAGATGACCAGGTACAGGGCATCGgtgtggtactggcataaggCCAGCCACACAGAACTCAGTAGCAGGCAAGTGGGTTTGGAAATGGTTTCTTCAGGCTTCCTGTGATTGCAGcagtgtgtgtggctgtgtgtgctCAGCAGTTAGGTGGTTGATCCAGGAAGGAGATGCAGATAcataagttttctttaaaatcttttttaaaaaagtagagtACATACTACTTTTTAAAGCAACTGTTTTGAATAGGAGcagaaactatttttatattagcAATTTAGAGCaactatatttaatttgttttttacttgACATATAAGCAATTTATAACATTGTTTTCCTCTGATAGGATTCTTTAGAGGCGTATTTGGACTCATCAGATAAACTCTTTTCAGCTTGCATGTGGCCTGGGGCTCTGAATTCAAGCTGCCCGCCCTTGGCTGACAATAATGAAATGGACATATCTGAATTTGACCTATTCTTTCTTCCACTGAAAGTCTTCACAGGCCAACAGATGAGCAGAAAGGATGCCTAGAAGTGAATTCCACAAATCCAAACTTGTTTTTATTCAGGAGTACATAAATGGTTTCAGACTAATAATAACttaaatttttctcattattttgttgttgtttgtttgtttttatttttgaaagccaCAGTTGTCAATTTCTGGACAAAAAAGTAGAATATGACATCTTTGCCAACTCTCAGGAAGAATCCTATCCTGTATTGGCCTAGTTAAGACCAGGCCAGTATGAAGGAAATGTGGGCCAAATTAGAATTTCCAGAGATCAATGTTGAAGTTTGTCTTACTTTTCTATTTAGGTTCAAAGTCCGTCCCTGAATGCAATTATTTGTAaacgtttttttttaaatcattaaaacaatTGTAGATGGAAGTTACGTTGGCTgtgtgcattttctttctttctgaattctgcTTAGATGGGTTTGACTGAAATGGAACACAGGATTTAAGAGCTAAGcgtgagctctaccactgaatgacACCCCCAGAACCCCACTGAGTTTTACAGGAAACTTAGAGGCTTTACGTCTTaattttatggttatggttcaAAGTAATCAAGACTTGATGGTCTTTCAAAGATCATCTAGTCATGTAAAGTTAAATCTCTTTGATCTTTTGTGACAAACCCAAACCAAGAAATGTCCTTTATTGGTATATATTTTACCCACCAAACTTCACTTACCATGGAAGTAACAGTTATTATGTTACTGACAGCTGGAGTCTGATCTAGACAGAAGAGTCATTCAAGAACTTTCAACTCCTACTAAATATTGATAGAAGAAATACACACCAATGAGAAAAATCTAGGTggtc contains:
- the Il17d gene encoding interleukin-17D isoform X2, with the translated sequence MLGTLVWMLVAGFLLALSPGRAAGALRAGRRPARPRGCADRPEELLEQLYGRLAAGVLSAFHHTLQLGPREQARNASCPAGGRPADRRFRPPTNLRSVSPWAYRISYDPARFPRYLPEAYCLCRGCLTGLFGEEDFHFRSTPVYMPAVILRRTSACAGGRSVYMEDYVTIPVGCTCVPEQEKDADSINSSIDKQGAKLLLGPNDKPSSP
- the Il17d gene encoding interleukin-17D isoform X1; the protein is MAHPGVWMLVAGFLLALSPGRAAGALRAGRRPARPRGCADRPEELLEQLYGRLAAGVLSAFHHTLQLGPREQARNASCPAGGRPADRRFRPPTNLRSVSPWAYRISYDPARFPRYLPEAYCLCRGCLTGLFGEEDFHFRSTPVYMPAVILRRTSACAGGRSVYMEDYVTIPVGCTCVPEQEKDADSINSSIDKQGAKLLLGPNDKPSSP